Proteins found in one Mesorhizobium sp. CAU 1732 genomic segment:
- a CDS encoding hydratase — protein sequence MSEIAHFILEALDDRRQIAPIVDARPTFGLAEAYAASDAVLAARIARGERPAGWKIGFTNRTIWDEYDVHAPIWGPMYDATIHEWTSVDAPIQLDADNFVEPRIEPEIVFRLARTPRGDMDDSDLIGCIDAVGHGFEIVQSLFPGWRFKAADTVAAFALHGALVHGPMHSIAYEGRSVWVRRLADFRITLSRDGEAVDTGASENVLGGPLSALRHFVLGMERAPMTRGILPGDLVTTGTVTRAFPVKAGETWTTTLDGLPLPGMSLQFAAPFGPEIAIWIERCANARFLFETPPASASDTEYQAAVELRVEAETALSTLLFHDRPALDRARAAVGRKATALANGWRRSNGA from the coding sequence ATGAGCGAGATCGCACACTTCATTCTTGAAGCGCTGGACGATCGGCGACAGATCGCGCCGATCGTGGATGCGCGGCCGACATTTGGTCTCGCCGAAGCCTATGCCGCGTCCGACGCGGTCCTTGCGGCGCGCATCGCACGCGGCGAAAGGCCTGCCGGGTGGAAGATCGGCTTCACCAACCGCACCATATGGGACGAATACGATGTCCACGCTCCGATCTGGGGGCCGATGTATGATGCGACCATCCATGAATGGACATCCGTAGACGCCCCGATCCAGCTCGATGCCGACAACTTCGTCGAGCCGCGTATCGAGCCTGAGATCGTCTTTCGCCTCGCACGAACGCCGCGCGGCGACATGGACGATTCCGACCTGATCGGCTGCATCGACGCAGTCGGTCATGGCTTCGAGATCGTGCAGTCGCTGTTCCCCGGCTGGCGCTTCAAGGCCGCCGACACGGTCGCGGCCTTCGCTCTCCACGGCGCTCTCGTCCACGGCCCGATGCATTCCATCGCCTATGAAGGCAGGAGCGTCTGGGTCAGGCGGCTCGCCGATTTCCGCATCACGCTGTCGAGGGACGGCGAAGCGGTCGACACGGGCGCGTCCGAAAACGTCCTTGGAGGCCCTCTCTCCGCGCTTCGGCACTTCGTCCTGGGTATGGAACGCGCGCCGATGACGCGCGGCATCCTGCCGGGCGATCTCGTGACCACGGGAACGGTCACGCGCGCCTTTCCTGTAAAGGCGGGCGAAACATGGACGACGACGCTCGACGGGCTTCCCCTGCCCGGCATGTCCCTGCAATTCGCTGCGCCGTTCGGGCCGGAAATCGCCATCTGGATCGAGCGATGCGCCAACGCCCGGTTCCTGTTCGAGACGCCGCCGGCATCGGCGAGCGATACCGAGTATCAGGCTGCGGTCGAGTTGCGGGTCGAAGCGGAGACGGCGCTCTCCACGCTGCTGTTCCACGATCGCCCAGCGCTCGACCGGGCCCGCGCGGCGGTCGGGCGCAAGGCGACCGCGCTCGCAAATGGCTGGAGGCGCAGCAACGGGGCTTGA
- a CDS encoding aldehyde dehydrogenase family protein, with translation MLRKTDFYIDGKWTAPAAPREIEVINPADEQPFAVISLGAQADVDKAVEAARRAFPSWSPTSREERVDALERVLAAYKARLADMAKAISDEMGAPIKLALESQAAVGVSHIKTFIRTLKDFEFEHALDERNPQERILREPIGVCGLITPWNWPMNQVTLKVIPAIAAGCTVVLKPSEIAPLSSIVFAEILDAADLPAGVFNMVNGDGPGVGEAMSRHPGIDMMSFTGSTRAGIAVTKSSADTVKRVTLELGGKSPNLVFADSDLEAAVVRGLDHCFENTGQSCNAPTRMLVERPVYERAVEIAARHTQTVKVGNPADDGDHIGPLVSEAQYNKVQGLIEVAIKEGARVVAGGPGRPEGFNRGYYVRPTVFADVDNEMTIAREEVFGPVLAMIPFDTEADAIEIANDTPYGLSSYIQTGDQERARRVARQLRSGMVQVNGTGRAPGSPFGGYKQSGLGREGGTFGLEDFLEVKSVSGWPNGGA, from the coding sequence ATGCTGCGCAAGACCGACTTCTACATCGACGGCAAATGGACCGCCCCTGCCGCGCCCCGCGAGATCGAGGTGATCAATCCGGCGGACGAGCAGCCTTTTGCGGTGATATCGCTTGGCGCGCAGGCCGACGTCGACAAGGCGGTCGAGGCTGCACGGCGCGCATTCCCCTCCTGGTCGCCGACGAGCCGCGAAGAGCGCGTCGACGCCCTGGAGCGCGTGCTTGCCGCTTACAAGGCACGCCTTGCCGACATGGCGAAGGCGATCTCCGACGAGATGGGCGCGCCGATCAAGCTTGCGCTGGAATCGCAGGCGGCCGTGGGTGTCAGCCACATCAAGACATTCATCCGCACGCTCAAGGATTTCGAATTCGAACACGCGCTGGACGAGCGCAATCCGCAGGAGCGCATCCTGCGCGAGCCGATCGGCGTGTGCGGCCTCATCACGCCGTGGAACTGGCCGATGAACCAGGTCACCCTGAAGGTGATCCCGGCGATCGCAGCCGGATGCACGGTCGTGCTCAAGCCGTCCGAGATCGCACCGCTGTCCTCAATCGTCTTTGCCGAAATCCTCGATGCGGCGGATTTGCCGGCGGGCGTGTTCAACATGGTCAATGGCGATGGCCCCGGCGTCGGCGAAGCCATGTCCAGGCATCCCGGCATCGACATGATGTCGTTCACCGGATCCACGCGCGCCGGCATCGCGGTGACCAAGTCGTCGGCCGATACGGTGAAGCGCGTAACCCTCGAGCTCGGCGGCAAGTCGCCCAACCTCGTCTTTGCCGACAGCGACCTTGAGGCAGCGGTGGTTCGTGGGCTCGACCATTGCTTCGAGAACACCGGCCAGTCCTGCAACGCCCCCACCCGCATGCTCGTCGAGCGGCCGGTCTACGAGCGCGCGGTGGAGATCGCCGCCCGTCACACCCAGACGGTCAAGGTCGGCAATCCGGCGGACGATGGCGATCATATCGGGCCGCTGGTCTCCGAAGCGCAGTACAACAAGGTGCAGGGCCTCATCGAGGTCGCGATCAAGGAAGGCGCGCGCGTCGTCGCCGGCGGCCCCGGCCGTCCCGAAGGCTTCAATCGCGGCTACTATGTCCGCCCGACGGTGTTCGCCGATGTCGATAACGAGATGACGATCGCGCGTGAAGAGGTTTTCGGACCCGTCCTCGCCATGATCCCGTTCGACACGGAAGCCGATGCGATCGAGATCGCCAACGACACGCCCTACGGCCTGTCCAGCTACATCCAGACCGGCGATCAGGAGCGAGCGCGTCGCGTGGCGCGCCAATTGCGCTCCGGAATGGTGCAGGTGAACGGCACCGGCCGTGCGCCCGGCAGCCCGTTTGGCGGCTACAAGCAGTCCGGCTTGGGTCGCGAAGGCGGCACGTTCGGGCTGGAAGACTTCCTGGAAGTGAAATCGGTATCCGGCTGGCCCAACGGCGGCGCCTGA
- a CDS encoding DUF2157 domain-containing protein, whose product MAGYTTKVKRDIERWLEAGMIDAGTAGALSSDIERNGAGRISFGSVLSMMAAALFAAAILIFIAANWEDFPRLLRVGLLFALIVLGYVGGAFLKMRGHDGYAEAVWVVAAASFGASIALIGQMYHLSGDEKQAILIWCAGTALAAAALRSSALTAGAVLLAVTWLLMNAWEHWSMRDLPFSYLLMALALYALSFWTHSAPARHLVVLSISLFVLLLYIRDETFNGPLMLIAASVALFAIGQTLPAQSRRWSGLGSGLPVHALIAFLFGIGIMQVALIEKPEFLIASIAAFAGIVAALLVAGRESSMLRWLAYAAFIFQLCFVYVVMLGSMIGTAGFFVVGGLVLSVLAWIITRLERRFSQAGGVS is encoded by the coding sequence ATGGCGGGCTATACGACCAAGGTGAAACGCGACATCGAGCGCTGGCTTGAAGCCGGCATGATCGATGCCGGCACAGCCGGAGCATTGTCGTCCGATATCGAGCGGAACGGGGCAGGGCGGATCAGCTTTGGTTCGGTTCTGTCGATGATGGCCGCGGCTCTGTTCGCCGCCGCCATCCTGATCTTCATCGCCGCCAACTGGGAGGATTTTCCGCGCCTCCTGCGCGTCGGCTTGCTCTTTGCCTTGATCGTTCTCGGCTATGTCGGCGGTGCGTTTCTGAAGATGCGCGGTCATGACGGCTATGCGGAGGCCGTGTGGGTCGTTGCCGCGGCGTCATTCGGCGCGTCGATCGCCCTGATCGGCCAGATGTACCATCTGTCGGGCGACGAGAAGCAGGCGATCCTGATCTGGTGCGCGGGCACGGCACTTGCCGCCGCCGCGTTGCGGTCGAGCGCCTTGACGGCCGGTGCGGTCCTGCTCGCGGTAACCTGGCTTCTGATGAATGCCTGGGAGCACTGGTCGATGCGCGACCTGCCGTTCTCCTACCTTCTGATGGCGCTCGCGCTTTACGCCCTGTCGTTCTGGACACACAGCGCGCCGGCAAGACATCTGGTGGTGCTCTCGATCTCGCTGTTCGTCCTCCTCCTTTATATAAGAGACGAGACGTTCAACGGGCCTTTGATGCTGATCGCGGCCTCCGTCGCACTTTTTGCCATCGGCCAGACGCTGCCGGCGCAATCCCGTCGCTGGTCGGGGCTTGGCTCCGGCCTTCCCGTACACGCGCTCATCGCGTTCCTGTTCGGCATAGGGATCATGCAGGTTGCGCTGATCGAGAAGCCCGAGTTCCTGATCGCCTCGATTGCCGCATTCGCCGGCATTGTGGCAGCCCTGCTTGTCGCGGGGCGCGAAAGCTCGATGCTGCGATGGCTGGCTTATGCCGCCTTCATCTTCCAGCTCTGCTTCGTCTATGTGGTGATGCTCGGCTCGATGATCGGGACGGCCGGCTTCTTCGTCGTCGGCGGGCTTGTGCTCTCGGTTCTCGCATGGATCATCACGCGTCTGGAGCGGCGGTTTTCGCAGGCAGGAGGCGTGTCATGA
- a CDS encoding DUF1127 domain-containing protein — MNLIRNYRNWRRYRETVTELSRLSNRELNDLGIARGDIPFVARKSV; from the coding sequence ATGAACCTGATCCGCAACTACCGCAACTGGCGCCGCTACCGTGAAACCGTCACCGAGCTGAGCCGCCTGTCCAACCGCGAACTCAACGACCTCGGCATTGCCCGCGGCGACATCCCCTTCGTCGCCCGCAAGTCGGTCTAA
- a CDS encoding NAD(P)H-binding protein, with translation MKILLIGASGMVGSRILAEAVSRGHQVKAAARNPAKVAKAPGVEAIALDANNSDAIATAASDADVIVSATSPRSGGDPVAEALGVGKALVAAAGKTGARVFVVGGAGSLSLPDGTPLAETLPDAYRGEALGMRGVRDLLKASALDWTFLSPAAVIAPGKRTGVYRLGSTTLMSDDKGESRISAEDYAKAVIDELESPSHSRQHFSVAY, from the coding sequence ATGAAAATCCTGCTCATCGGTGCAAGTGGAATGGTCGGCTCGCGGATTCTGGCGGAAGCGGTCTCGCGCGGCCATCAGGTGAAAGCGGCGGCTCGCAATCCCGCCAAGGTCGCGAAAGCTCCGGGCGTCGAGGCGATTGCGCTCGACGCCAACAATTCAGATGCAATCGCCACTGCGGCATCCGACGCCGACGTCATCGTCAGTGCCACGAGCCCGCGTTCCGGCGGCGATCCCGTCGCGGAAGCCTTAGGCGTGGGCAAAGCGCTCGTCGCGGCAGCCGGTAAGACCGGAGCGCGTGTGTTCGTCGTCGGCGGTGCGGGAAGCCTGTCGCTGCCTGACGGCACGCCTCTGGCCGAAACCCTCCCGGACGCCTATCGCGGTGAGGCGCTCGGCATGCGCGGGGTTCGCGATCTGCTCAAGGCGAGCGCGCTGGACTGGACGTTCCTGTCGCCGGCAGCCGTGATCGCGCCTGGCAAACGGACCGGCGTCTACCGCCTCGGCTCGACGACGCTGATGAGCGATGACAAGGGCGAGAGCCGTATCAGCGCCGAGGACTATGCCAAGGCCGTCATCGACGAACTGGAATCGCCAAGCCATAGCCGACAGCATTTCAGCGTCGCGTACTGA
- a CDS encoding GDYXXLXY domain-containing protein: MINRRWLLVVALAVAVVQIGFLVSMIAGRAAILRGGQEVLLEVRPIDPRDLLRGDYVILGYNISSIPAELFAEKPAGDEGADESVIFVRLKADDEGVWQPIAARYGEKPQPEATEGEIDIKGSASATWFEGTTSVDVRYGIERFYVPEGEGKAIENDLRERPFRMRVAVAEDGSAQIKAFMDGDTMLYAEPLY, encoded by the coding sequence ATGATCAATCGTCGTTGGCTTCTCGTGGTGGCACTTGCCGTGGCGGTGGTGCAGATCGGCTTTCTCGTCTCGATGATCGCGGGCAGGGCAGCAATCCTGCGGGGCGGACAGGAGGTTCTGCTCGAAGTCCGGCCGATCGACCCGCGTGACCTGCTTCGCGGCGACTATGTGATCCTCGGCTACAACATCTCGTCCATCCCGGCAGAACTCTTCGCCGAGAAGCCTGCGGGAGACGAGGGGGCGGACGAGAGCGTCATTTTCGTGCGGCTCAAGGCCGACGATGAAGGCGTCTGGCAACCGATCGCGGCGCGATATGGCGAGAAGCCGCAGCCTGAAGCCACCGAGGGCGAAATCGACATCAAGGGCAGCGCCAGCGCCACCTGGTTCGAAGGCACCACCTCGGTCGATGTCCGATATGGCATCGAACGCTTCTATGTTCCCGAGGGCGAGGGAAAGGCGATCGAAAACGATCTGCGCGAGCGGCCGTTTCGGATGCGCGTGGCCGTTGCAGAGGACGGCAGCGCACAGATCAAGGCGTTCATGGACGGCGATACGATGCTTTACGCGGAGCCGCTCTATTAG
- a CDS encoding YcbK family protein: protein MKVEETRLGRGRTNAVLAALASVLLASCATSGSEQPYGFASMAQEIADQGTADFAQPTVNSATGENVAPASQYVMEEGDPSLPDAIASAPSGRPLSEVEAQTIAAAQMQAPDAQSSLQPQSLQAQADAILAQQAAQNPAAQPAPQTEAVATAAAPDSAAQQGMSPDMQVAAAHAAGQPQGAPAAAQGAQATQFVENGPGPQQQVAAVEPKKRGFLSSFFGASSARAAPAPSRPLVQPREQARGDEPAKPLVQLASTGEPTKPLVSSAAADSPALPGVRQSGLFEISRRSGIDDDSDIDLHEGDDSYQVASAAGLARLAPNGLIKQTENVDVACLKPSLVRVLKTVEQHYGKKAVVTSGYRNPDRNRKARGARNSLHMYCAAADVQVEGVSKWELAEYVRTMPGRGGVGTYCHTNSVHIDVGPERDWNWRCRRRK from the coding sequence TTGAAAGTTGAGGAAACGCGCCTCGGACGCGGCCGCACGAACGCCGTGCTCGCCGCCCTCGCCTCGGTCCTCCTCGCATCATGTGCGACCTCTGGTAGTGAGCAGCCCTACGGCTTCGCCTCGATGGCGCAGGAAATCGCCGATCAGGGTACCGCCGACTTTGCCCAGCCAACCGTCAATTCCGCGACCGGCGAAAACGTCGCCCCGGCCAGCCAGTATGTGATGGAAGAAGGCGATCCCTCGCTTCCCGACGCCATCGCGTCCGCTCCATCCGGCCGACCGCTTTCGGAAGTCGAAGCCCAGACCATCGCCGCCGCGCAGATGCAGGCGCCGGATGCGCAATCGTCGCTTCAGCCGCAGTCTCTCCAGGCGCAGGCAGACGCCATTCTGGCGCAGCAGGCAGCCCAGAATCCGGCGGCACAGCCCGCTCCGCAAACCGAAGCCGTGGCGACAGCCGCAGCGCCGGACAGTGCCGCCCAGCAAGGCATGTCACCGGACATGCAGGTCGCCGCAGCCCATGCCGCCGGCCAGCCGCAGGGCGCTCCCGCCGCGGCGCAAGGCGCTCAGGCGACGCAGTTCGTCGAAAACGGCCCTGGGCCACAACAACAGGTTGCAGCCGTCGAACCGAAGAAGCGCGGCTTCCTGTCGTCGTTCTTCGGCGCATCGTCGGCGCGTGCGGCACCGGCGCCTTCGCGTCCGCTGGTGCAGCCACGCGAACAGGCACGCGGCGACGAGCCTGCAAAGCCGCTCGTCCAGCTCGCCTCGACAGGAGAGCCGACAAAGCCGCTCGTTTCCAGCGCCGCAGCCGACAGCCCTGCCCTTCCCGGCGTGCGCCAGAGCGGCCTGTTCGAAATCTCGCGCCGCTCGGGCATCGATGACGACAGCGACATCGATCTTCATGAAGGCGACGACAGCTATCAGGTCGCGTCGGCCGCGGGCCTGGCGCGTCTAGCGCCAAACGGACTGATCAAGCAGACCGAAAACGTCGATGTCGCCTGCCTCAAGCCTTCGCTCGTTCGCGTCCTCAAAACCGTCGAACAGCATTACGGCAAGAAGGCCGTCGTGACGTCCGGCTACCGGAATCCCGACCGCAACCGCAAGGCACGTGGCGCACGCAACTCGCTGCACATGTATTGCGCCGCCGCCGACGTGCAGGTCGAGGGCGTCAGCAAGTGGGAACTGGCCGAGTATGTGCGGACCATGCCCGGCCGTGGCGGCGTCGGCACCTATTGCCACACGAATTCGGTGCATATCGACGTCGGTCCCGAGCGCGACTGGAACTGGCGCTGCCGCCGCCGCAAATAG
- the map gene encoding type I methionyl aminopeptidase produces the protein MVTYLDADTAPLRNTGQIRLYGADAFEGMRKACALTARCLDELVPMVEPGIATDKIDRFVFEFGMDHGAMPATLNYRGYTKSSCTSINHVVCHGIPDAKPLRDGDIVNIDVTYILDGWHGDSSRMYPVGQIKRAAERLLEVTHECLMRGIAAVKPGLRTGAIGAAIQSFAEAERCSVVRDFCGHGVGKLFHDAPNILHYGSPNEGVEMREGMIFTIEPMINLGRPHVKVLSDGWTAVTRDRSLSAQYEHTVGVTADGCEIFTLSPGGLDRPGLAA, from the coding sequence ATGGTCACCTATCTTGATGCGGACACGGCTCCGCTTCGCAACACAGGTCAGATCAGGCTCTACGGCGCGGACGCGTTCGAGGGCATGCGCAAGGCGTGCGCATTGACCGCGCGCTGCCTGGATGAACTCGTCCCGATGGTCGAGCCCGGCATTGCCACGGACAAGATCGACCGGTTCGTGTTCGAATTCGGCATGGACCACGGCGCGATGCCCGCAACGCTCAACTATCGCGGCTACACCAAGTCCTCGTGCACCTCGATCAATCACGTCGTCTGCCACGGCATTCCGGACGCGAAGCCGTTGCGTGACGGTGACATCGTCAACATCGACGTCACCTACATTCTCGACGGATGGCATGGTGATTCCAGCCGCATGTATCCGGTCGGCCAGATCAAGCGCGCCGCCGAGCGGCTGCTCGAAGTGACGCATGAATGCCTGATGCGAGGCATCGCGGCGGTGAAGCCCGGCCTTCGCACCGGCGCGATCGGCGCGGCAATCCAGTCCTTCGCCGAGGCGGAACGCTGCTCCGTCGTGCGCGACTTCTGCGGACATGGCGTGGGCAAGCTGTTCCATGACGCGCCGAACATCCTGCACTACGGCAGCCCGAACGAAGGCGTCGAGATGCGCGAAGGCATGATCTTCACCATCGAACCCATGATCAATCTTGGCCGCCCGCATGTGAAGGTTCTGTCCGATGGCTGGACTGCCGTGACGCGCGACCGGTCGCTCTCCGCGCAATACGAGCACACCGTCGGCGTCACCGCCGACGGTTGCGAGATTTTCACGCTCTCGCCCGGCGGCCTCGACCGGCCGGGACTTGCCGCCTGA
- the radC gene encoding DNA repair protein RadC encodes MSDTDNDERGFFSEFPMAHQHRVPERTVAAPAKAKAPPKEKPHYHGHRDRLRARFREGGAASLSDYELLELLLFRSIPRADTKGPAKALISRFGSFAEVLGAPERLLSEVDGIGEAAAGDIKAIAAAASRMAKGAIAKRAVLGSWTQVIEYCRAAMAFEPREHFRVLFLDKKNVLIADEVQQSGTVDHTPVYPREVMRRALELSASAIILVHNHPSGDPNPSRADIEMTKTIIDTGRPLGVTVHDHIIVGRNGHASLKGMQLI; translated from the coding sequence ATGTCGGACACAGACAACGACGAGCGCGGGTTCTTTTCCGAATTCCCGATGGCGCATCAGCATCGTGTGCCTGAACGCACGGTAGCAGCGCCGGCAAAAGCCAAGGCTCCGCCAAAAGAAAAACCGCATTATCACGGACACCGCGACAGGCTGCGCGCGCGTTTTCGCGAGGGCGGCGCGGCATCCCTGTCCGATTACGAGCTTCTGGAACTGCTTCTCTTCCGCTCGATACCGCGTGCCGACACGAAAGGCCCCGCCAAGGCGCTGATCAGCCGCTTCGGCTCGTTTGCGGAAGTGCTGGGCGCGCCGGAACGGCTCCTGAGCGAGGTCGACGGCATCGGGGAAGCGGCAGCCGGCGACATCAAGGCGATCGCCGCAGCGGCGAGCCGCATGGCCAAGGGCGCGATCGCCAAGCGCGCGGTGCTCGGCTCGTGGACGCAGGTGATCGAATATTGCCGCGCAGCGATGGCGTTCGAGCCGCGCGAGCACTTTCGCGTGCTGTTCCTCGACAAGAAGAACGTGCTCATCGCCGACGAGGTGCAGCAGTCAGGCACCGTGGATCACACGCCGGTCTATCCGCGCGAGGTCATGCGACGCGCACTCGAACTGTCGGCAAGCGCGATCATTCTCGTGCACAACCACCCGTCCGGGGACCCCAACCCGTCACGCGCGGACATCGAGATGACCAAGACGATCATCGATACCGGCCGACCGCTGGGCGTGACCGTCCACGACCACATCATCGTGGGGCGCAACGGTCACGCGAGCCTCAAGGGCATGCAGTTGATCTGA
- the tig gene encoding trigger factor, whose translation MQVTETLNTGLKRQIKVTVPAKDMEARLMERLTSAKDKVKINGFRPGKVPMQHMRKMYGKSFMAEVVNEILSDSSKSVLADRGEKAAMQPEVTMTEDEKEAEKILAGNADFEFSLDYEVLPPIEEKDLSSIKITRQVYDVPAEEIDEQAMRVADSARTYEPKKGKAADGDRVTMDYLGKIDGVAFEGGAAEDADLVIGSNQFIPGFEEKLVGVKEGDETTITVTFPEQYPAAHLAGKEAAFDIKVKAVAKPGELELNDEVAKQLGLESAEKLREIVRGQIESQYGSVTRQKAKRQLLDALDETYKFEAPSKLVEAEFNNIWSQVNADLAQAGRSFEDEETTETEARAEYQRLAERRVRLGLVLADIGEKAGVQVTDDELQRSLFEQIRRVPQSQQQQVYDFYRQNPSALANIRAPLFEEKVVDHLLGVITVDDQKVTKEVLLAEDEDEGAVTEKKPAKKAAKAKTEAKADDAAAEEGESKKKAAPKKKAAAKDKGDE comes from the coding sequence ATGCAGGTAACCGAAACGCTGAACACCGGCCTGAAGCGCCAGATCAAGGTGACCGTTCCCGCCAAGGACATGGAAGCCCGCCTCATGGAGCGGCTCACTTCGGCCAAGGACAAGGTCAAGATCAACGGCTTCCGTCCCGGCAAAGTGCCGATGCAGCACATGCGCAAGATGTACGGCAAGTCGTTCATGGCCGAAGTCGTGAACGAGATCCTGTCGGATTCAAGCAAGTCGGTTCTCGCCGATCGTGGCGAGAAGGCTGCGATGCAGCCTGAAGTCACCATGACCGAGGACGAGAAGGAAGCCGAGAAGATCCTGGCCGGCAATGCCGACTTCGAATTCTCGCTCGATTACGAAGTCCTGCCTCCGATCGAGGAGAAGGACCTGTCGTCTATCAAGATCACCCGTCAGGTCTATGACGTGCCGGCAGAAGAGATCGACGAGCAGGCCATGCGCGTCGCCGACTCCGCACGCACCTACGAGCCCAAGAAGGGCAAGGCCGCCGACGGCGACCGCGTCACGATGGACTATCTCGGCAAGATCGACGGCGTCGCCTTCGAGGGCGGTGCTGCCGAAGACGCCGATCTCGTCATCGGTTCCAACCAGTTCATCCCGGGCTTCGAAGAGAAGCTCGTCGGCGTGAAGGAAGGCGACGAGACGACGATCACCGTCACGTTCCCCGAGCAATATCCAGCCGCGCACCTCGCCGGCAAGGAAGCAGCGTTCGACATCAAGGTGAAGGCCGTTGCCAAGCCGGGCGAACTGGAGCTGAACGACGAAGTCGCCAAGCAGCTCGGTCTCGAAAGCGCGGAGAAGCTGCGCGAGATCGTTCGTGGCCAGATCGAGAGCCAGTACGGTTCCGTGACGCGCCAGAAGGCGAAGCGCCAGTTGCTCGACGCGCTCGACGAGACCTACAAGTTCGAAGCGCCGTCCAAGCTCGTCGAAGCCGAGTTCAACAACATCTGGTCGCAGGTCAACGCCGACCTGGCCCAGGCCGGCCGCTCCTTCGAAGACGAAGAGACGACGGAAACCGAAGCGCGCGCCGAGTACCAGCGCCTCGCCGAGCGCCGCGTGCGCCTTGGCCTCGTTCTGGCCGATATCGGCGAGAAGGCCGGCGTGCAGGTCACCGACGACGAGTTGCAGCGTTCGCTCTTCGAGCAGATCCGCCGCGTGCCGCAGAGCCAGCAGCAGCAGGTCTACGACTTCTACCGCCAGAACCCGTCGGCGCTCGCCAATATCCGTGCGCCGCTCTTCGAGGAGAAGGTGGTCGATCATCTGCTCGGCGTGATCACGGTGGACGACCAGAAGGTCACCAAGGAAGTGCTGCTCGCCGAAGACGAGGACGAGGGCGCGGTCACAGAGAAGAAGCCAGCCAAGAAGGCTGCTAAGGCAAAGACCGAAGCCAAGGCCGACGACGCGGCAGCCGAGGAAGGCGAGAGCAAGAAGAAGGCCGCGCCGAAGAAGAAGGCAGCCGCCAAGGACAAGGGCGACGAATAG
- a CDS encoding DUF305 domain-containing protein, whose protein sequence is MNRIAAGAVAMALGFGSAAGVSHAQTNHGAHGEETMQDMSAASQAYMDAMTAMDDAMGDMEMTGKPGADFALMMIPHHQSAIDMAKAYLESGDGDPELTKLSNEIIAAQETEIAFLRDWLEKNKE, encoded by the coding sequence ATGAACAGGATTGCAGCAGGTGCCGTTGCGATGGCGCTGGGGTTCGGCTCTGCGGCAGGGGTATCCCACGCCCAGACGAATCACGGCGCACACGGCGAGGAGACCATGCAGGACATGAGCGCGGCATCGCAGGCCTACATGGATGCGATGACGGCGATGGACGACGCCATGGGCGACATGGAGATGACCGGCAAACCCGGCGCCGACTTCGCGCTGATGATGATTCCCCACCATCAGAGCGCCATCGACATGGCAAAGGCCTATCTCGAAAGCGGCGACGGTGATCCCGAACTGACCAAGCTCTCCAACGAGATCATTGCCGCGCAGGAAACCGAGATCGCATTTCTGAGGGACTGGCTGGAAAAGAACAAGGAATAA